One Mus musculus strain C57BL/6J chromosome X, GRCm38.p6 C57BL/6J DNA window includes the following coding sequences:
- the Hmgn5 gene encoding high mobility group nucleosome-binding domain-containing protein 5, with the protein MPKRKAAGDVSQEPKRRSARLSAMPVPFTPELKPKRASTSRKTKTTNVVEENKDASTIPIPETKPEDVKDECNMENAENGEAKIMEAPIPKMEAEEVKEQINEDTEEDGGEKKEAVAAEAKDDELKANIQDVEKDEDGKEHKDTGEEVEDGKIEEEGLNEKPGTAKSEDAEVSKDEEEKGDNEKGEDGKEEGDEKEEEKDDKEGDTGTEKEVKEQNKEAEEDDGKCKEEENKEVGKEGQPEEDGKEDLHEEVGKEDLHEEDGKEGQPEEDGKEIHHEEDGKEGQPEEDGKEYLHEEDGEEGQPKEDQKEGQPEEDGKEDQPEEDGKEGQCKEDGKEGHHEEGGKEDLHEEDGKEKDGGKEDRKEEGEQEVAVDEGSDENKVEAEEEGAENKDFKQDGEKEEPLSIV; encoded by the exons AAAACCAAGACCACAAATGTCgtggaagaaaacaaagatgcaAGTACCATACCAATTCCTGAAACCAAGCCAGAAGATGTTAAAGACGAATGCAACATGGAAAATGCTGAAAATGGAGAAGCCAAGATTATGGAG GCACCCATTCCTAAAATGGAAGCTGAGGAAGTAAAAGAACAGATAAATGAAGACActgaagaagatggaggagaaaagaaagaagcagtGGCAGCAGAAGCCAAAGATGATGAGCTAAAAGCAAACAttcaagatgtggagaaagatgaagatGGAAAAGAGCACAAAGATACAGGTGAGGAGGTGGAAGAcggaaaaatagaagaagaaggccTAAACGAGAAACCAGGTACAGCCAAAAGTGAAGATGCAGAGGTGTCcaaagatgaagaagagaaaggagacaatGAAAAAGGAGAAGATGGCAAAGAAGAAGgtgatgagaaggaagaagagaaagatgacaAAGAGGGGGACACTGGaacagaaaaagaagtaaaagaacaaaacaaggaaGCCGAGGAGGATGATGGGAAATGCAAAGAGGAGGAAAACAAGGAAGTTGGAAAGGAAGGTCAGCCTGaggaagatggaaaggaagaTCTGCATGaggaagttggaaaggaagatcTGCATGAGGAAGATGGAAAGGAAGGTCAGCCTGAGGAAGATGGGAAGGAAATTCATCATGAGGAAGATGGAAAGGAAGGTCAGCCtgaagaagatggaaaggaaTATCTGCatgaggaagatggagaggaaggtCAGCCTAAGGAAGATCAAAAGGAAGGTCAGCCTGaggaagatggaaaggaagaTCAGCCTGAGGAAGATGGAAAGGAAGGTCAGTGTAaggaagatgggaaggaaggTCATCATGAGGAAGGTGGAAAGGAAGATCTGCATGAggaagatggaaaggagaaagatggTGGAAAAGAGgatagaaaggaagaaggagagcaaGAGGTTGCTGTAGATGAAGGGAGTGATGAAAacaaggtggaggcagaagaagaaggagCCGAAAACAAAGACTTCAAACAAGACGGAGAGAAAGAGGAGCCTCTGAGTATTGTCTAA